CATTTTTCTTCTTCTTTTTTGTTTTTTTTATCTTTTTGAGCTTGAGTATTGAAGATTAAAAATATCCCGATAATCAGGGTAGTGACAATATGTTTGTGCATGATGAGTGATTTATAAGATCCGAAAATAAGGATTTATCATACAAAATATCTTAAAGTGATGTTAAGGGAAATAGATGTTAATTTTGGAATATATTGATGTTGAGTGATTTATTACTTATAGATAGTGTTTTTCTTTTTATTTAGTGAAGTGATTTTTGCACTATTTATAAAATTTTGCTACCAATTATCCCGGGATTTTATATTCGCTTCACAGAATTTAATAATTTTTACAATACGTTTATCACGGGTTTCCTGTCGTTTGGCTTGATTAATCCAGTAGAGGTAACTTTTACGGTAGCTTTGTGCAAAGTTTTGATAGTTTTCAAAAGCTAAAGGATTTTGATCAAAGGCATGTTGTAAATCTTTGGGAATGATCCCATTTTCTACATCATCAAGAGCAATCCATGAACCATTATTTTTAGCTATTTCGATACTTACCAAACCACTTTGATGCATCAAATCATTTTTAATAAGATCTATGATGTAGGTTTTATTGACTTTGCTCCAAACACTTTTGGGCTTACGAGGGCAGAAATATTGCCTGCGACGCTGATCATCTAGCCTTTTTACGGTAGAATCTATCCAACCATAACATAATGCTACTTTTACAGCTTCTTCCCACCGCATACTTGGTTGTTTGCTTTCTACTTTATAAAGTATAAGATATACTCCCTGAGATTGGTGGTGATTTTTATGAAGCCAGGAACGCCATTCCTGATCATTTTTAAAGTATAATTCGGGTTTGTCAGACATAAAAAAAGACCTTGATAAAATTACGTTTTCAAGGTAATAATTTTTTGCAATACAATATATATTCAAAATATAATCAGATTCCTTTATGATGCCCTGCTTTTTTTTAGTTTTGCATTCTTAAATTAGAAGATATGATTTCTGTAGACGGAATTGCTGTAGAGTTTAGTGGCGAAACATTATTTAGTAATGTTTCTTTTGTTATTAATGAAAATGATAAAATTGCCCTAATGGGTAAGAATGGCGCAGGTAAATCCACTATGATGAAAATTATTGCTGGAGTGCAGAAGGCAAACAAAGGGCATGTTAGGTGTCCCAAAGAGGCAGTGATAGCATATTTACCACAACATCTATTAACAGATGATGACTGTACTGTATTTGAAGAAGCATTAAAAGCTTTTGGCGATATTTTGGGAATGCAGAAGGAAATGGATCGATTAAATAAAGAACTCGAAACGCGTACTGATTATGAATCCAGCGAATATATGGCAATTATCGAGAAGGTAACCGATCTGGGAGAGAAGTTTTATGCTGTAGAAGAGGTAAATTATGATGCCGAAGTAGAGAAAGCACTAAAAGGACTAGGGTTTAAGAGAGAAGATTTTACACGACCTACCAGTGAGTTTAGCGGCGGGTGGAGAATGCGTATAGAACTTGCCAAAATCTTATTACAGAAACCAGACTTAATCCTTTTGGATGAGCCAACCAATCATGTAGATATAGAATCTGTAATCTGGCTAGAGGACTTTTTGATTAATAAAGCCAAGGCGGTTATCGTTATCTCTCATGATAAAACGTTTATCGATACGATCACCAATAGGACTATTGAGGTGACAATGGGAAGAATCTATGATTATAAGGCAAATTATTCGCATTACCTGCAACTACGAGAAGAAAGAAGAGCGAATCAAATAAAAGCATACCAGGAGCAACAAAAATTTATTGCAGATACCAAAACATTTATCGAACGATTTAAAGGTACGTACTCAAAAACCAATCAGGTAAATTCGCGGGAACGCATGTTAGAGAAGTTACAGATTATCGAAATTGATGAGATTGATACTTCATCTTTAAAACTCAGATTCCCCGCATCAGTTCGATCGGGAGATTATCCTGTAATAGCAAAAGATTTATCAAAAAGCTATGATGAACATGTAGTGTTTAAAAATGCAAATTTATCAATTTCCAGAGGAGAAAAAGTATCTTTTGTAGGACGTAATGGCGAAGGTAAATCTACGATGATCAAAGCGATTATGGGAGAGATTGAATACGAAGGAACTTGTGATCTGGGGCATAATGTTAAAGTAGGATATTTTGCTCAAAATCAAGCAGCATTATTAGATCAGAATCTTACCGTATTTCAGACAGTTGATGAGGTAGCAGAAGGAGAAGTACGAACACAGATCAAAAATATTTTAGGACAGTTTATGTTTGGTGGCGATGATATCGATAAAAAAGTAAGTGTCCTTTCAGGCGGAGAACGAACACGGCTGGCAATGGTTAAGTTACTTTTAGAACCTGTTAACCTTTTAATTCTCGATGAACCTACCAATCACCTAGATTTAAAATCAAAAGATGTATTAAAGGAAGCTTTATTAAATTTTGATGGTACCTTAATTTTAGTTTCTCATGATCGTGACTTTTTACAAGGTTTGTCGCAAAAGGTATTTGAGTTTAAAGACAAAAGAGTAATTGAGCATTTTGAAACCATAGATGATTTTCTTTCGAGAAACAAGATTGAAAACTTAAAAGAAATTGATCTTAAGTCGTAATAGTATTGTTATTATTGTTTTGAAAACTAATACGTAATCAATACTATACAATCTATCAAAAAATCTGTTAGATTTGTATACCAATAATCTGATTGTAATCAGAGAAGATTAGCTTTTTTGAATGATAAGAATATCTATGTATAAAATATATAGCGAATGGAAGTATTAGAAATCATATTGTTGATTTTGGCATATTCCCTAATTATCATTGCATTATTTTTGGAAATTATTTGCTATACAAAAAATATTGAAACGCTCGAAACAATATACTTTACGATTTCATTGCTTTTACTAATTGTTGCGCTAACGGTCACCTATTTTTTTAAACCTTTCGACCATTCTGACAATACTAATATTTTTATTTTATTGGCGATGATATTGGTTGCGCTTACTACCCCTTTGCATATTCTGGAAGAGAGACGTCATACCATAAAACCTATTTTTAAAAAGGTATTAATAGCCTTTTCTGGGGTGCTAGCCATACTTATTATTGCGGGTCATTTTATTAATATATTAAATATTTTGCAGTATGTAGTTGCACTATTTTTAGGGATTTCTGTTGTTTTATCTATGATTCTGATAAGAACAACCAAACCAAAAGTAAACATAGTACATCGTGAAAAAATGGAACGGTATATTGCTATTGCCGTCCTAGTTATGATTCCACTTTCTTTATTAACCAATTATGCCGTAGACCTAAATGGCATAAACACAAAAATAGGATTTACACTTCCTTTGATTTTTATTGTACTTGCAGGAAGCAAATTATGGAGTGATATAGAACGCCTGTCTCTTTTTAAACCCAAAAACACGGTGAAAGAGCAAAACCTAATTAATTATTCCTTGACCAATAGAGAAAAGGAAATTGCTTTACTTCTTATTAAAGGAAATACATATAAGCATATATCAGAACAGCTATTTATATCAATTCCTACTGTAAAAACACATGTTTCTAATATTTACAGAAAATGTAAAATAAATAACAGAATAGAGCTTATTTCATTGTTATCTAATTGATTACATTTGTTTTTCGTCTCTAATACGGGTATCATACTTTTGTATGATATTTAGAATAACCTGCTATTTAGTACAAATTCACTATTGTCGCAATATCGTTTGTTATCCATTTTTGCGGTATTATTTTCATAAACATAATACCAAAACATGAGACAAATTTTTCTAATGACTTTCGTCCTGTTCTATTCATTTAATGTATTGGCACAAGGAGATATACCACCTACTACAGATAAAAAAAGATTAGATTTTGCCAAAACCTATTTTGAATTGGGCGGAAACTTGCTCCCATCATTTACAGGGAAACGACTCTCGGGAAATGAACTTATTAGTTTTAAACACCCAGAAACTCTAAATACAACCTTATATTGGGGTGGCTTCCATTTCTGGGGGCATGCAGAATTCTACGTATCCTTTCCTTTAAAACAATTTAATCTTAAATCGAATGAAGAAACAGATGTAGAATTTACACAATATACCGTTACAGGCGCCCGGTTTTTGCCATGGGCATATCGAGAAAATAGACTCAGACCTTATGTTGGTGTTGGTTGGTCTGCGTTAGATTTTAAACAGATTGTAAGACCAGATGAAGATCAGCCTAAACTTGAAAAAAACTTTACATGGACTGCCGATGCCGGAGTATTGTATGGATATAAAAACTTTACTGCCAGATTAGGAGTCAATTATTATCCTGATAACGTATGGAATTATCCCATATCCAAAACGGAATTCCAAAAAATAAAAACCCCCAATTTTAGTTTACAACTAGGACTACTCTATGCTATGGATCTTACCAAAGATAATGGAGACCCTACTATTAATAAAAGATGGAACAGTTATCCAGAAGTTTCACGTCTGGGTTTGAATGCTTCAAGTTTTGGTGATTTTTTTGCTGCCGTCGGACCCTCTGTTTCTTTTTCTCTTGCAACGTCTGAATATAACGATAGTGAGCACCCATACTTAAATAAAAAACAGGCATCTGATGGGTATTTTGATATTGCTTTGGGATATCAGTTTAATACTGCTAATATGTTTACCGCAGTATCGTTTAGAAATCCAAAATTTGAACAACAAGCATATGGAACCAGGCAAACTATTAAGAAAACTTCTATCGCATTAGAAACAGCCAAATTCTTAACCGATTATACTGGTTTTGCACCCTTTATCGGTTTAAATGTAGCTTATGATCATATCAAATATTCGGAAATTACAGATGAGGGAAGCAAAAAACTAACATTTAGTAAAGTTGAACCAGGAGTCACTATTGGATGGGATATCGTTCCCGGAAAATCTGAAGAGTATTTAATTTTAAGAACAAATTTACGCTGGTATCCCTTCTCTTCATTCGAGGTAGATGGGAAAAAATTTAATTTTAATCAATTAGAATACAATTTGATACAACTTGTTTTTTATCCTGAACGATTTTTAAGATCTAAAAAAAATATTTTTAAGTAGTGTATTAAAATTTCCATGTCAGAATGTATACTGACATAGGGTTGTCATTCCTCTACTTTACTTTTACTTCAAAATAAATAGAAGTAGAAATGAAGAATAATAAAATCAACTTTATAGAATTACAAGCATTAGATTTAAATGAAATCAAAAAATTCTATGGCAACACTTTTGGTTGGACTTTTACAGATTATGGAGATCAGTATTGTGACTTCCACCAAGCGGGAATTGATGGAGGATTTGCCAAAGTAGAAAAAATTAGTACAGGAGGTACTCTAGTCGTTTTATATCATAATGACTTATCACATGCTTTAGAAAATGTGCAAAAAAATGGTGGAAAAATATCTAAGGAAGTATTTTCCTTTCCTGGAGGAAGTCGATTTGAATTTATTGACCCTAGCGGAAATAAACTAGCAGTTTGGACTGATAAGTAAACATGATATAAAAAAATATACAATGAAAAAAACATTAGTAGTAAGCTACGCGCCAAGAAAGGGATCTTATACAAAGCAATTGGTGGATGAATTTATTAAACTAGCCGATGGTAAAACAGAAATTACATTTTTAGATTTAGTAGCTTCACCACCAGATTTATTGCTTGATGATAATCTAAATTTAATCCTTTATGGAGGGCAACCAGAATATACAGCTGAAGAAAAGAAAAGACTTTCTAATCATTTTCAATTAATCCAACAGGTATTAGATGCAGATCATATTGTATTGGCTTCTCCTATGTATAATTTCTCTTTACCAGCTACAGTAAAAGCCTGGGTAGATACTGTAGTAGTTACTGATAAAACATTTGAAATTACCGAAGATGGTAGTTTTAAAGGGCTTTGTGAAGGAAAAAAAGCATTAATATTAGCAGTGGCTGGGGGAGATTACTCAGAAGAAACAGTCCAGGAATATTTTTCTCCAACTATTAAAAGGAATTTTGAATTTATCGGGATTCCTTCTGAGCAAATTTCTGCTTTTGGAGTAGCTCAATATCCAGAAAAAG
The sequence above is a segment of the Aquimarina spinulae genome. Coding sequences within it:
- a CDS encoding YdeI/OmpD-associated family protein; amino-acid sequence: MSDKPELYFKNDQEWRSWLHKNHHQSQGVYLILYKVESKQPSMRWEEAVKVALCYGWIDSTVKRLDDQRRRQYFCPRKPKSVWSKVNKTYIIDLIKNDLMHQSGLVSIEIAKNNGSWIALDDVENGIIPKDLQHAFDQNPLAFENYQNFAQSYRKSYLYWINQAKRQETRDKRIVKIIKFCEANIKSRDNW
- a CDS encoding ABC-F family ATP-binding cassette domain-containing protein, yielding MISVDGIAVEFSGETLFSNVSFVINENDKIALMGKNGAGKSTMMKIIAGVQKANKGHVRCPKEAVIAYLPQHLLTDDDCTVFEEALKAFGDILGMQKEMDRLNKELETRTDYESSEYMAIIEKVTDLGEKFYAVEEVNYDAEVEKALKGLGFKREDFTRPTSEFSGGWRMRIELAKILLQKPDLILLDEPTNHVDIESVIWLEDFLINKAKAVIVISHDKTFIDTITNRTIEVTMGRIYDYKANYSHYLQLREERRANQIKAYQEQQKFIADTKTFIERFKGTYSKTNQVNSRERMLEKLQIIEIDEIDTSSLKLRFPASVRSGDYPVIAKDLSKSYDEHVVFKNANLSISRGEKVSFVGRNGEGKSTMIKAIMGEIEYEGTCDLGHNVKVGYFAQNQAALLDQNLTVFQTVDEVAEGEVRTQIKNILGQFMFGGDDIDKKVSVLSGGERTRLAMVKLLLEPVNLLILDEPTNHLDLKSKDVLKEALLNFDGTLILVSHDRDFLQGLSQKVFEFKDKRVIEHFETIDDFLSRNKIENLKEIDLKS
- a CDS encoding response regulator transcription factor gives rise to the protein MEVLEIILLILAYSLIIIALFLEIICYTKNIETLETIYFTISLLLLIVALTVTYFFKPFDHSDNTNIFILLAMILVALTTPLHILEERRHTIKPIFKKVLIAFSGVLAILIIAGHFINILNILQYVVALFLGISVVLSMILIRTTKPKVNIVHREKMERYIAIAVLVMIPLSLLTNYAVDLNGINTKIGFTLPLIFIVLAGSKLWSDIERLSLFKPKNTVKEQNLINYSLTNREKEIALLLIKGNTYKHISEQLFISIPTVKTHVSNIYRKCKINNRIELISLLSN
- a CDS encoding VOC family protein, with protein sequence MKNNKINFIELQALDLNEIKKFYGNTFGWTFTDYGDQYCDFHQAGIDGGFAKVEKISTGGTLVVLYHNDLSHALENVQKNGGKISKEVFSFPGGSRFEFIDPSGNKLAVWTDK
- a CDS encoding FMN-dependent NADH-azoreductase: MKKTLVVSYAPRKGSYTKQLVDEFIKLADGKTEITFLDLVASPPDLLLDDNLNLILYGGQPEYTAEEKKRLSNHFQLIQQVLDADHIVLASPMYNFSLPATVKAWVDTVVVTDKTFEITEDGSFKGLCEGKKALILAVAGGDYSEETVQEYFSPTIKRNFEFIGIPSEQISAFGVAQYPEKVDAIISNAKVEISKVVEQWY